A single Actinomadura algeriensis DNA region contains:
- a CDS encoding alpha/beta fold hydrolase: protein MNASAGPSPSTHVVPSGGVDLAVRDHGGDGPAIVLLHGGGRTMDDWRLVVPRLLATGLRVVTADLRGHGASAPALWAWTDTLDDLAAVIDHRGLDRPAVVGHSLGGIIAALWAARHSECPLAVNLDGHTNPTGPFDLEPAAARAAEATMRGFLDAEVRRSGDPAAARLIEELGALDLLATYRAARCPLIVVASTGTGVEELLPPEVADVFRAYRRGFARELAAAEASTPPLSVVDVPTGHDVHLEAPDRVADLILERLLPRP, encoded by the coding sequence ATGAACGCGTCCGCCGGACCGTCGCCGTCCACCCACGTCGTGCCGTCCGGCGGGGTGGACCTCGCCGTCCGCGACCACGGCGGCGACGGCCCCGCGATCGTCCTGCTGCACGGCGGCGGCCGCACCATGGACGACTGGCGGCTCGTCGTGCCGCGCCTCCTCGCGACGGGCCTGCGGGTCGTCACCGCCGACCTGCGCGGGCACGGCGCGTCCGCACCGGCGCTCTGGGCCTGGACCGACACGCTCGACGACCTCGCCGCGGTGATCGACCACCGCGGCCTCGACCGTCCGGCCGTGGTGGGTCACTCGCTCGGCGGGATCATCGCGGCCCTGTGGGCGGCGCGCCACTCGGAATGCCCGCTGGCGGTCAACCTGGACGGGCACACCAACCCCACGGGGCCCTTCGACCTCGAACCGGCCGCCGCCCGCGCCGCCGAGGCGACGATGCGCGGCTTCCTCGACGCCGAGGTACGGCGGTCCGGCGACCCCGCGGCGGCCCGGCTCATCGAGGAACTCGGCGCCCTCGACCTGCTCGCGACGTACCGCGCGGCCCGCTGCCCGCTCATCGTGGTCGCCTCGACCGGCACCGGCGTGGAGGAACTGCTCCCGCCCGAGGTCGCGGACGTGTTCCGCGCGTACCGGCGCGGCTTCGCCCGCGAACTCGCCGCCGCCGAGGCGTCCACGCCACCGCTGTCGGTCGTGGACGTCCCCACCGGCCACGACGTGCACCTCGAGGCCCCGGATCGGGTCGCCGATCTGATCCTGGAGCGGCTCCTCCCTCGCCCATGA
- a CDS encoding NADP-dependent oxidoreductase translates to MKVVSAVEPGGPEVLRISEAPTPHAGPGDVRVRVRAAGVQPIDLAVRAGYTPPGATASTVPGNEFAGVVDEVGAGVADVAVGDEMLGISMLGSYAEFVVVPAARVTRKPAAMPWEVAGGFPAAVMTPHIALEDMGVGGGDTLLVHAAAGGVGAVAVQLARIAGATVVGTASMGNHDYLRSLGAIPVRYGDGLADQVRAAAPGGVDAALDGAGGDALTVSLELVKDPGRVVTLVEHARAGELGVRLVSREKRTIARVAEAVRYYEEGRLDLHVRGVHSWTRAADAHRQVATGHGRGKTVLVMD, encoded by the coding sequence ATGAAGGTCGTTTCCGCCGTGGAACCGGGCGGGCCGGAGGTGCTGCGGATTTCGGAGGCGCCGACGCCACATGCCGGACCTGGGGACGTGCGGGTGCGGGTCCGGGCGGCGGGTGTGCAGCCGATCGACCTGGCCGTCCGGGCGGGATACACGCCGCCGGGCGCCACGGCGAGCACGGTGCCGGGGAACGAGTTCGCGGGCGTGGTGGACGAGGTCGGTGCCGGGGTCGCCGATGTCGCGGTGGGCGATGAGATGCTGGGCATCTCGATGCTCGGCTCTTACGCGGAATTCGTCGTCGTTCCGGCGGCGCGGGTCACCCGCAAACCCGCCGCGATGCCGTGGGAAGTCGCGGGCGGATTCCCGGCGGCCGTGATGACGCCGCACATCGCGCTCGAGGACATGGGCGTCGGCGGCGGGGACACACTGCTGGTGCACGCCGCCGCCGGGGGCGTGGGCGCCGTCGCCGTCCAGTTGGCCCGGATCGCGGGGGCGACGGTCGTCGGGACCGCGAGCATGGGCAATCACGACTACCTGCGGTCACTCGGCGCGATCCCCGTCCGGTACGGGGACGGCCTGGCGGACCAGGTGCGCGCGGCGGCGCCCGGCGGGGTGGACGCCGCGCTCGACGGGGCGGGCGGCGACGCGCTGACGGTGTCGCTCGAGCTGGTGAAGGATCCCGGACGGGTCGTCACCCTCGTGGAGCACGCCCGCGCCGGAGAACTCGGGGTGCGGCTCGTGTCGAGGGAGAAGCGGACGATCGCCCGCGTGGCCGAGGCCGTCCGGTACTACGAGGAGGGCAGACTCGACCTGCACGTGCGGGGTGTCCACTCGTGGACGCGCGCGGCGGACGCCCACCGGCAGGTGGCGACCGGGCATGGGCGCGGCAAGACGGTGCTGGTCATGGACTGA
- a CDS encoding TetR/AcrR family transcriptional regulator has product MSARRRHRRTSGRRTQEERRSRTRTRLLEATMECLVDLGWSGTSTTEVARRAGVSRGAQQHHYPTKMVLVAAALEHLLEAQRLAYETAFAVLPAERRNVEGALDLLWQVFRGRPAKALTELAVAARTDAELRPLCQDLNERVLEVILEVFERLFPANTLPADFVPTMLRGLFAMFIGLSIQNALDDDAEGHQAAVLRQIKDVARLIVPEPGVLETAAADAEPASEPASAPSMDAPTAGASPTTA; this is encoded by the coding sequence GTGAGCGCTCGCCGACGGCACCGCCGCACGAGCGGCCGCCGCACCCAGGAGGAACGCCGGTCGCGGACCAGGACCCGGCTCTTGGAGGCGACCATGGAGTGCCTGGTCGACCTCGGCTGGTCCGGGACGTCCACCACCGAGGTCGCCCGCCGCGCGGGCGTCTCGCGCGGGGCGCAGCAGCACCACTACCCGACGAAGATGGTCCTGGTCGCGGCCGCGCTGGAGCACCTGCTGGAGGCGCAGCGGCTGGCGTACGAGACGGCCTTCGCGGTGCTGCCCGCCGAGCGGCGCAACGTCGAGGGGGCGCTCGACCTGCTGTGGCAGGTGTTCCGCGGCCGTCCGGCCAAGGCCCTCACCGAGCTGGCCGTCGCGGCCCGCACCGACGCCGAGCTGCGCCCCCTCTGCCAGGACCTCAACGAGCGGGTCCTGGAGGTCATCCTGGAGGTGTTCGAACGCCTCTTCCCCGCCAACACGCTGCCCGCCGACTTCGTCCCGACGATGCTGCGCGGCCTGTTCGCCATGTTCATCGGCCTGTCCATCCAGAACGCGCTCGACGACGACGCCGAAGGTCACCAGGCGGCCGTCCTGCGCCAGATCAAGGACGTCGCGCGGCTCATCGTCCCCGAACCCGGAGTCCTCGAGACGGCCGCGGCGGACGCCGAACCGGCCTCCGAACCGGCCTCCGCGCCGTCCATGGACGCGCCCACCGCGGGCGCGTCCCCCACAACCGCATAG
- a CDS encoding pyridoxal phosphate-dependent aminotransferase, protein MQVNQSGKLTNVCYDIRGPVLKRAKQLEAEGHRILKLNIGNPAPFGFEAPPELLQDMIRNLPDAHGYSDSKGILPARRAVVQRFEENGVCGVDVEDVYLGNGVSELIVMTLQALLNNGDEVLIPAPDYPLWTASASLCGGTPVHYLCDENAGWAPDTADIEAKITERTRAIVLINPNNPTGAVYPREVLTRIAEIARTHNLIVFADEIYDRILYDDTEHVPIASLAPDLLCLTFGGLSKNYRVAGFRSGWVVLSGPKEHAESYIEGLDILANMRLCPNVPGQHAIQAALGGYQSIDDLVLPTGRLGEQRDRAWKLLNDLPGVSCVQPKGALYVFPRLDPEMYPIEDDMRFALDLLEQQKLLVVQGTGFNWPATDHFRVVTLQYADDLEESINRIGAFLDAYRR, encoded by the coding sequence ATGCAGGTCAACCAGTCGGGCAAACTGACCAACGTCTGTTACGACATCCGGGGGCCGGTGCTCAAGCGCGCCAAGCAGCTGGAGGCCGAGGGGCACCGCATCCTCAAGCTGAACATCGGCAACCCCGCCCCGTTCGGGTTCGAGGCTCCGCCGGAACTGCTCCAGGACATGATCCGCAACCTGCCGGACGCGCACGGCTACAGCGATTCCAAGGGCATCCTCCCCGCCCGCCGCGCCGTCGTGCAGCGGTTCGAGGAGAACGGCGTCTGCGGCGTCGACGTCGAGGACGTCTACCTCGGCAACGGCGTGTCCGAGCTGATCGTGATGACGCTGCAGGCCCTGCTGAACAACGGCGACGAGGTCCTCATCCCGGCCCCCGACTACCCGCTGTGGACGGCGTCCGCGTCGCTGTGCGGGGGCACGCCCGTCCACTACCTGTGCGACGAGAACGCCGGCTGGGCGCCCGACACCGCCGACATCGAAGCGAAGATCACCGAGCGCACCCGCGCGATCGTGCTGATCAACCCGAACAACCCGACCGGCGCCGTCTACCCGCGCGAGGTGCTGACCCGCATCGCCGAGATCGCCCGCACGCACAACCTGATCGTCTTCGCGGACGAGATCTACGACCGGATCCTGTACGACGACACCGAGCACGTACCGATCGCGTCGCTGGCCCCCGACCTGCTGTGCCTGACCTTCGGCGGCCTGTCCAAGAACTACCGCGTCGCCGGTTTCCGCTCCGGCTGGGTGGTGCTGTCCGGCCCGAAGGAGCACGCCGAGTCCTACATCGAGGGCCTGGACATCCTCGCGAACATGCGGCTGTGCCCGAACGTCCCCGGCCAGCACGCCATCCAGGCCGCACTCGGCGGCTACCAGAGCATCGACGACCTCGTCCTGCCCACCGGCCGCCTCGGCGAGCAGCGCGACCGCGCCTGGAAGCTGCTCAACGACCTGCCCGGCGTGTCGTGCGTCCAGCCGAAGGGCGCCCTGTACGTCTTCCCGCGCCTGGACCCGGAGATGTACCCGATCGAGGACGACATGCGCTTCGCCCTCGACCTGCTCGAGCAGCAGAAGCTCCTCGTCGTCCAGGGCACCGGGTTTAACTGGCCGGCCACCGACCACTTCCGCGTCGTCACGCTGCAGTACGCCGACGACCTCGAGGAGTCGATCAACCGCATCGGCGCGTTCCTGGACGCCTACCGTCGCTGA
- a CDS encoding VOC family protein has translation MELVFVLDCPDPDSLADFWTAALGYKRSDLHGPYVTLTDPDGRRPDVLLQRVPEPKSGKNRMHPDLRVADMDAEVARVTGLGARVVRGPFMDDGWFTTVLADPQGNEFCLIVPPEEE, from the coding sequence ATGGAACTCGTCTTCGTCCTGGACTGCCCGGATCCCGACTCCCTCGCCGACTTCTGGACCGCCGCGCTCGGCTACAAGCGCAGCGACCTGCACGGACCGTACGTGACGCTGACCGACCCCGACGGCCGACGGCCGGATGTGCTGCTGCAGCGCGTCCCCGAGCCGAAGTCCGGCAAGAACCGGATGCATCCCGACCTGCGGGTCGCCGACATGGACGCGGAGGTCGCCCGGGTCACGGGCCTGGGGGCGCGCGTCGTCCGGGGCCCGTTCATGGACGACGGCTGGTTCACCACGGTGCTGGCCGACCCGCAGGGCAACGAGTTCTGCCTGATCGTCCCCCCGGAGGAGGAATGA
- a CDS encoding BTAD domain-containing putative transcriptional regulator encodes MRIGILGPLLVRDAAGRPVEVGGRRLRALLVRLAVDAGRPISAARLLDDLWDGDPPGGNALQALVSRLRGAAGRDVVEHGPGGYRLGVDPGEVDAVAFERAVAAARRTGDPARRSDDLRRALDLWRGPALADVAGDDFARPAIARLDELRLAAVEDRLDADRAAARPVPPPAELAAAAANPLRERLRAHYVRSLHAAGRRAEALEAYEETRRALADRLGADPSPELAAAHLAILRDETTEPAEPAEPGGPAAPPPRRTNLPAQLTTFVGREDESRRVGELLREHRLVTLTGPGGAGKTRLAGEIAAGHVADTPDGVWFVPLAPVSDPGDLLPAVLTGLGVVDTAWTPDGRPAPRPLERLTDYLAAKSLVLVLDNCEHLVDAVARLADHLLGRAPGVRILATSREPLGITGESLCPVPSLPLPPPGPDGEPPAPDEALRYASVRLFADRAAAVRPGFAVDAATAADVVEICRALDGVPLAIELAAARLRALTPGQVAARLGDRFRLLSAGSRAALPRHRTLRAVVDWSWDLLDDVERTVLRRLSVFAGGAAPDAAARVCGLDAPDAPHPDDVLDVIAALIDKSLVLADGGADVRYRLLETVRVYAGERLEEAGEAGRVRAEYTAHFLGLAERAEPELRRADQLVWVERLAAERGNLSAALRHAVDVRDAGTALRLFGSLIWFWFMRDMEIEAGGFAAAVHDLAADAPPPDLVEQHCLAALAAALFGEFASARGTTATSLRTLVDRLVPTVPETPRHPILALVRPLHAVFAGDMERARDRLQALDRHPDPWLRAVARVMLGHIAINVGDIDAAEAEANVGCDRFRELGDRWGLLGALGCLMQVHMARGDLEGALRRAREAQELGEAGIGLDAGIMMRVFVGEVRIRSGDYGGARKDFELAMEAMERRGDFADAGTAALALCELSLWEGDRAAARELAERVHTWTDSRRSRPDVGLVARRVHMRLGCLAEEDGDLDAAARWHARALDGLQNDVFAGNPTLAVLAEGLAALAAASGEHSRAAEFLGTVHTLRGYRDDGTYDGHRVAESAARALGDAAFAAAYRRGRAVGRDAFLARAPVLAASVRTSAPGGPGRAASRPGPPG; translated from the coding sequence GTGCGCATCGGCATTCTGGGCCCGCTGCTCGTGCGGGACGCCGCCGGGCGACCCGTCGAGGTCGGCGGCCGGAGGCTGCGCGCCCTGCTCGTCCGGCTGGCCGTCGACGCCGGCCGCCCGATCTCGGCGGCGCGGCTGCTCGACGACCTGTGGGACGGCGACCCGCCCGGCGGCAACGCCCTGCAGGCGCTCGTCTCCCGGCTGCGCGGCGCGGCCGGCCGGGACGTCGTCGAGCACGGCCCCGGCGGCTACCGGCTCGGCGTCGACCCGGGCGAGGTCGACGCCGTCGCGTTCGAGCGCGCCGTCGCCGCCGCCCGCCGGACCGGCGACCCCGCGCGGCGATCGGACGACCTGCGCCGCGCCCTCGACCTGTGGCGCGGCCCCGCCCTCGCCGACGTGGCCGGCGACGACTTCGCCCGGCCGGCGATCGCCCGCCTCGACGAGCTGCGGCTCGCCGCCGTCGAGGACCGGCTCGACGCCGACCGCGCCGCCGCCCGTCCCGTCCCGCCGCCCGCCGAACTCGCGGCCGCCGCCGCGAACCCGCTGCGCGAACGGCTCCGCGCCCACTACGTCCGCTCCCTGCACGCGGCCGGGCGCCGCGCCGAGGCCCTCGAGGCGTACGAGGAGACGCGCCGCGCCCTCGCCGACCGGCTCGGCGCCGACCCGTCCCCCGAACTCGCCGCCGCCCACCTGGCGATCCTGCGCGACGAGACCACCGAACCCGCCGAACCCGCCGAACCCGGCGGCCCGGCCGCGCCGCCCCCGCGCCGGACGAACCTGCCCGCGCAGCTCACCACCTTCGTCGGCCGCGAGGACGAGTCGCGGCGCGTCGGCGAACTGCTGCGCGAGCACCGGCTCGTCACCCTCACCGGCCCCGGCGGCGCCGGCAAGACCCGCCTCGCCGGGGAGATCGCCGCCGGGCACGTCGCCGACACCCCGGACGGCGTCTGGTTCGTCCCGCTCGCCCCGGTCAGCGACCCCGGCGACCTCCTGCCGGCCGTGCTGACCGGGCTCGGCGTCGTCGACACGGCCTGGACACCCGACGGCCGCCCGGCGCCCCGCCCCCTCGAACGGCTCACCGACTACCTCGCCGCCAAGAGCCTCGTCCTCGTCCTCGACAACTGCGAGCACCTCGTCGACGCCGTCGCCCGGCTCGCCGACCACCTCCTCGGCCGGGCGCCCGGCGTGCGGATCCTCGCCACCAGCCGCGAGCCGCTCGGCATCACCGGCGAATCGCTGTGCCCCGTCCCGTCCCTGCCGCTGCCGCCCCCGGGGCCGGACGGCGAGCCGCCCGCACCGGACGAGGCGCTGCGGTACGCGTCCGTCCGGCTGTTCGCCGACCGCGCCGCCGCCGTCCGTCCCGGCTTCGCCGTCGACGCCGCGACCGCCGCCGACGTCGTCGAGATCTGCCGCGCCCTCGACGGCGTCCCCCTCGCCATCGAGCTGGCCGCCGCCCGGCTGCGCGCCCTCACCCCCGGCCAGGTCGCGGCCCGCCTCGGCGACCGGTTCCGGCTGCTGTCGGCCGGCAGCCGCGCCGCGCTGCCCCGGCACCGCACCCTGCGCGCCGTCGTCGACTGGAGCTGGGACCTGCTGGACGACGTCGAACGCACCGTCCTGCGCCGGCTGTCGGTGTTCGCGGGCGGCGCCGCCCCCGACGCGGCCGCCCGCGTCTGCGGACTCGACGCCCCGGACGCCCCCCACCCCGACGACGTCCTCGACGTGATCGCCGCGCTGATCGACAAGTCGCTCGTCCTCGCGGACGGCGGCGCGGACGTCCGCTACCGGCTGCTGGAGACCGTCCGCGTCTACGCGGGCGAACGGCTGGAGGAGGCCGGTGAGGCCGGACGCGTCCGCGCCGAGTACACCGCGCACTTCCTCGGCCTCGCCGAACGCGCCGAACCCGAACTGCGCCGCGCCGACCAGCTCGTCTGGGTGGAGCGGCTGGCCGCCGAACGCGGCAACCTGTCCGCGGCGCTCCGGCACGCCGTCGACGTCCGGGACGCGGGCACGGCGCTGCGGCTGTTCGGGTCCCTCATCTGGTTCTGGTTCATGCGCGACATGGAGATCGAGGCGGGCGGTTTCGCGGCGGCCGTCCACGACCTCGCCGCGGACGCGCCGCCGCCCGACCTGGTCGAACAGCACTGCCTCGCCGCCCTCGCGGCCGCCCTGTTCGGTGAGTTCGCCTCCGCGCGGGGGACCACGGCCACGTCGCTGCGCACCCTCGTCGACCGTCTCGTGCCGACCGTCCCCGAGACGCCGCGGCACCCGATCCTCGCGCTCGTCCGCCCGCTCCACGCGGTCTTCGCCGGGGACATGGAACGGGCGCGCGACCGGCTGCAGGCCCTCGACCGCCACCCGGACCCGTGGCTGCGCGCCGTGGCCCGCGTCATGCTGGGCCATATCGCCATCAACGTCGGCGACATCGACGCCGCGGAAGCCGAGGCCAATGTCGGCTGTGACCGGTTCCGCGAGCTCGGCGACCGGTGGGGACTCCTCGGCGCCCTCGGCTGCCTGATGCAGGTCCACATGGCCCGCGGCGACCTCGAGGGGGCGCTCCGCCGCGCCCGGGAGGCGCAGGAGCTCGGCGAGGCGGGCATCGGGCTGGACGCGGGCATCATGATGCGCGTCTTCGTCGGTGAGGTGCGGATCCGCAGCGGCGACTACGGGGGCGCCCGCAAGGACTTCGAGCTGGCCATGGAGGCGATGGAACGGCGCGGCGACTTCGCGGACGCGGGCACCGCCGCCCTCGCCCTCTGCGAGCTCTCCCTCTGGGAGGGCGACCGGGCCGCCGCCCGCGAACTCGCCGAACGCGTCCACACCTGGACCGATTCGAGGCGGTCCCGCCCCGACGTCGGCCTCGTCGCGCGCCGCGTCCACATGCGGCTGGGCTGCCTCGCCGAGGAGGACGGCGACCTCGACGCCGCCGCCCGCTGGCACGCCCGCGCGCTCGACGGCCTCCAGAACGACGTCTTCGCCGGAAACCCCACCCTCGCCGTCCTCGCCGAAGGGCTCGCCGCGCTCGCCGCCGCGTCCGGCGAACACTCCCGCGCCGCCGAATTCCTCGGCACCGTCCACACCCTGCGCGGCTACCGCGACGACGGCACCTACGACGGCCACCGGGTCGCCGAGTCCGCCGCGCGGGCCCTCGGCGACGCCGCGTTCGCCGCCGCCTACCGACGCGGACGGGCCGTCGGCCGTGACGCGTTCCTCGCCCGCGCGCCCGTCCTCGCCGCGTCCGTCCGGACGAGCGCGCCGGGCGGGCCGGGACGCGCGGCCTCGCGTCCCGGCCCGCCCGGCTGA
- a CDS encoding ATP-binding cassette domain-containing protein: MDEVIRTDGLRKRFGETQALDGVGIAVERATVLGVLGPNGAGKTTAVRVLATLAKPDSGRAEVCGYDVVKDAARVRAKIGLTGQYASVDEELTGTQNLIMIARLLDFGRAEAKARARELLTRFRLTEAGTRAVKTYSGGMRRRLDLAASLINRPDVIYLDEPTTGLDPRARNEVWDTVRAVVADGATVLLTTQYLEEADALADRIVVFDHGRVIAEGTSGELKGRVGRQTLAVRAAEPYRVGQLAAIVAELSGGRPDVQETTGLVTVPVSDPGVMGALVRRLDETSIGVAELAVRMPSLDEVFLTLTGHAAEEPAGGLVREGSPA, from the coding sequence GTGGACGAAGTGATACGCACGGACGGGCTGCGCAAGCGGTTCGGGGAGACACAGGCCCTGGACGGTGTCGGCATCGCGGTCGAGCGGGCGACGGTGCTCGGGGTGCTGGGGCCGAACGGGGCCGGGAAGACGACCGCGGTGCGCGTCCTGGCGACGTTGGCGAAGCCGGACTCGGGACGCGCCGAGGTGTGCGGCTACGACGTCGTGAAGGACGCCGCCCGGGTCCGGGCGAAGATCGGGCTGACCGGGCAGTACGCGTCCGTCGACGAGGAGCTGACCGGGACGCAGAACCTGATCATGATCGCCCGGTTGCTGGACTTCGGGCGAGCCGAGGCGAAGGCGCGGGCTCGGGAGTTGCTCACGCGGTTCCGGTTGACGGAGGCGGGGACCCGCGCCGTCAAGACGTACTCGGGCGGGATGCGCCGGCGGCTCGACCTGGCGGCGAGCCTGATCAACCGCCCGGACGTCATCTACCTGGACGAGCCGACGACGGGCCTCGACCCGCGTGCCCGCAACGAGGTGTGGGACACCGTGCGGGCCGTAGTCGCGGACGGGGCGACGGTGCTGCTGACGACGCAGTACCTCGAGGAGGCGGACGCCCTCGCGGACCGGATCGTGGTGTTCGACCACGGCCGGGTGATCGCGGAGGGGACGTCGGGTGAGCTGAAGGGGCGCGTGGGGCGGCAGACGCTCGCGGTGCGGGCGGCCGAGCCGTATCGGGTGGGGCAGCTCGCCGCGATCGTGGCCGAGCTGTCCGGGGGACGGCCCGACGTGCAGGAGACGACGGGCCTGGTCACCGTGCCGGTGAGCGATCCGGGTGTGATGGGGGCGCTGGTGCGCCGGCTGGACGAGACGTCGATCGGGGTGGCGGAGCTGGCGGTGCGGATGCCGAGCCTGGACGAGGTGTTCCTGACGCTGACGGGCCATGCCGCCGAGGAACCGGCGGGCGGGCTCGTCCGGGAAGGGAGCCCGGCATGA
- a CDS encoding ABC transporter permease, whose translation MTAISMGVVEPPARVGPRRTLRHGLTLAWRNIAQLRHSPEKLLDITLMPLVFLLLFLYVFGGAVAGDTRSYLQQLLPGLVAQMAMFATMGLGVALNEDIHRGVFDRFRSLPIARSAPLIGTVLGDTVRFVIMMTVLLGVGVLLGFRFHTDPLSVLGAIALAYAFYLAVCWVSVLVGLIAPSPETVQGIAMIWVMPLTFGSSVLIADTSTMPGWLQAWTNVSPVSHLADAMRALMAGGDVGNHVWVTLAWAAGIVLVTFPLAVRLYARRA comes from the coding sequence ATGACCGCGATCTCGATGGGCGTCGTCGAGCCGCCCGCCCGTGTCGGCCCCCGGCGGACGTTGCGGCACGGGCTGACGCTGGCGTGGCGGAACATCGCGCAGCTGCGGCACTCGCCGGAGAAGCTGCTCGACATCACACTGATGCCGCTCGTGTTCCTGCTGCTTTTCCTGTACGTGTTCGGCGGTGCGGTGGCGGGCGACACGCGGTCCTACCTGCAGCAGTTGCTGCCCGGGCTGGTGGCCCAGATGGCGATGTTCGCGACGATGGGGCTGGGGGTGGCACTGAACGAGGACATCCATCGCGGGGTGTTCGACCGGTTCCGCAGCCTGCCGATCGCGCGGAGCGCGCCCCTGATCGGGACGGTTCTGGGGGACACCGTCCGGTTCGTCATCATGATGACGGTCCTGCTGGGCGTCGGAGTGCTGCTGGGCTTCCGGTTCCACACCGACCCGCTGTCGGTGCTGGGCGCCATCGCGCTCGCCTACGCGTTCTACCTGGCGGTGTGCTGGGTGTCGGTGCTGGTGGGCCTGATCGCGCCGAGTCCCGAGACGGTGCAGGGCATCGCGATGATCTGGGTCATGCCGCTGACCTTCGGGAGCAGCGTGCTGATCGCCGACACGTCGACGATGCCGGGCTGGCTGCAGGCGTGGACGAACGTGAGCCCCGTCTCGCACCTCGCGGACGCGATGCGGGCGCTCATGGCCGGCGGGGACGTCGGGAACCACGTGTGGGTCACGCTGGCGTGGGCGGCGGGGATCGTCCTGGTGACGTTCCCGCTGGCCGTGCGCCTGTACGCGCGGCGGGCCTGA
- a CDS encoding YqeB family protein codes for MRKKTEQGPGKARDTVLSEPAWRTACVYAFCTPAGAGLGLLVGPLADWLVTLPWAPMQGPAELAASVPSPWLLAAGALAGLALSIVAHFEQLTIRLSDDRVVLTRKGRERAFAHADIASAFRDGKHLVLLGHGGGELVRVECGLDFARVADAFTSCGHVWADADPYKNEFRRWVPDLPDLPNGANAVLRARAEPLKEKGPDADDVQELRDELARLGVVVRDEKRRQYVRTLPTTK; via the coding sequence GTGCGGAAGAAAACCGAGCAGGGCCCGGGAAAGGCCCGGGACACCGTGCTGAGCGAGCCGGCCTGGCGCACCGCGTGCGTCTACGCCTTCTGTACGCCGGCCGGGGCCGGGCTCGGGCTACTCGTCGGCCCCTTGGCCGACTGGCTGGTGACACTCCCTTGGGCGCCGATGCAGGGCCCGGCCGAGCTCGCCGCCTCCGTCCCGTCCCCGTGGCTCCTCGCCGCCGGCGCCCTGGCGGGCCTGGCTCTCAGCATCGTCGCCCACTTCGAGCAGCTGACGATCCGGCTGTCGGACGATCGTGTCGTGCTCACCCGTAAGGGACGCGAGCGCGCGTTCGCACACGCGGACATCGCCTCGGCCTTCCGGGACGGCAAGCATCTGGTCCTGCTCGGCCACGGCGGCGGCGAACTCGTCCGTGTCGAGTGCGGCTTGGACTTCGCCCGTGTCGCGGACGCCTTCACTTCGTGCGGTCACGTGTGGGCGGACGCCGACCCGTACAAGAACGAGTTCCGCCGCTGGGTCCCCGATCTCCCCGATCTGCCCAACGGCGCGAACGCCGTCCTCAGGGCCCGCGCGGAGCCGTTGAAGGAGAAGGGTCCGGATGCCGACGACGTCCAGGAGCTCCGCGACGAACTGGCCCGCCTCGGCGTCGTGGTACGGGACGAGAAGCGCCGGCAGTACGTGAGGACGCTCCCGACAACGAAGTGA
- a CDS encoding helix-turn-helix domain-containing protein produces the protein MSENSRMDGALHTIGETARLTGLPVSTIRYYSDEGLVPPAARSSGGYRLYDRRALHLLDLVRTLRDLGVDLSTITRVLTGAESFARVADRQAAALETQIQTLRVRQAVLRHAAAHNADPGTTAEVHRLARLSAEQRRRLVADLVAETTRGLDMEPGFAARLRSMLPDLPDEPGPERLGAWVELARLVGDPDFRTSVRAAFERHAADRASGADGGDPSGWKRAERTLLDLAGAALADGVAPGSADARAVAVRIIAAFADAHGRADDAGFRRWLAERIRIGADERVTRYRALIAVIDREPPEPDPVPAGRWFLAALEAAPLSP, from the coding sequence ATGAGCGAGAATTCGCGGATGGACGGCGCCCTCCACACGATCGGCGAGACGGCCCGGCTCACGGGGCTGCCGGTGTCGACGATCCGCTACTACTCCGACGAGGGGCTGGTGCCGCCCGCCGCCCGCTCGTCCGGCGGGTACCGCCTCTACGACCGGCGGGCGCTGCACCTGCTCGACCTCGTCCGGACGCTGCGCGACCTCGGCGTCGACCTTTCCACGATCACCCGCGTGCTCACCGGCGCCGAGAGCTTCGCCCGGGTCGCCGACCGGCAGGCCGCCGCGCTCGAAACGCAGATCCAGACGTTGCGCGTGCGGCAGGCGGTGCTCCGCCACGCCGCCGCCCACAACGCCGATCCCGGTACCACCGCGGAGGTCCACCGGCTCGCCCGGCTGTCGGCCGAGCAGCGCCGCCGCCTCGTCGCCGACCTCGTCGCCGAGACGACCCGGGGGCTCGACATGGAGCCCGGCTTCGCGGCGCGGCTGCGCTCCATGCTGCCCGACCTGCCGGACGAGCCGGGGCCCGAGCGGCTGGGCGCGTGGGTCGAACTGGCCCGTCTCGTCGGCGACCCGGACTTCCGGACGTCCGTCCGCGCGGCCTTCGAACGGCACGCCGCCGACCGGGCCTCGGGCGCCGACGGTGGCGACCCGTCCGGGTGGAAACGCGCCGAGCGGACGCTCCTCGACCTCGCCGGGGCGGCCCTCGCCGACGGCGTCGCCCCCGGCTCCGCGGACGCCCGGGCCGTCGCCGTCCGCATCATCGCCGCCTTCGCCGACGCCCATGGACGCGCCGACGACGCCGGGTTCCGCCGATGGCTCGCCGAACGGATCCGGATCGGCGCCGACGAGCGCGTCACGCGGTACCGGGCGCTCATCGCCGTGATCGACCGCGAGCCGCCCGAACCCGATCCCGTCCCGGCGGGGCGCTGGTTCCTCGCCGCGCTCGAAGCCGCACCGCTCAGTCCATGA